A region of Haladaptatus caseinilyticus DNA encodes the following proteins:
- the gdhB gene encoding glutamate dehydrogenase GdhB, with translation MTMASTSNSSHDESGETPSGSSTSESALETARRQLYHAANYLDIDPSIVERLKFPKKVHEVTVPIKRDDGTVEVFTGYRAQHDSVRGPFKGGLRYHPEVTRDECVGLGMWMTWKCAVMDLPFGGAKGGVAVNPKELSSAEKERLTRRFAQELRDVIGPNQDIPAPDMGTDPQTMAWLMDAYSMQEGETTPGVVTGKPPVVGGSEGREEAPGRSVAIITQLVCEHYDRQLDETTVAIQGYGSVGANAARLLDDWGATVVAVSDVNGAMYDPEGIDTASVPSHDEEPEAVTKYADDVISNDELLTLDVDVLIPAALGNVITKENAEAIAADFVVEGANGPTTSTADSILAERDVAVVPDILANAGGVTVSYFEWLQDINRRAWSLERVNDELAAEMEAAWNAVRSEFEQRDVTWRDAAYIVALSRIAEAHEARGLWP, from the coding sequence ATAACGATGGCATCGACATCCAATAGCAGCCACGACGAGTCCGGAGAGACGCCGTCAGGGTCATCCACATCCGAATCCGCACTCGAAACGGCCCGTCGACAGCTGTATCATGCTGCTAATTATCTCGATATCGATCCCAGTATCGTCGAACGACTCAAGTTTCCAAAAAAGGTTCACGAAGTAACGGTTCCGATCAAACGAGACGACGGAACTGTTGAGGTGTTCACCGGCTATCGAGCACAACACGACAGTGTCAGAGGGCCATTCAAAGGTGGGCTCCGATACCATCCCGAAGTGACCCGGGACGAGTGTGTCGGACTCGGCATGTGGATGACCTGGAAGTGCGCTGTCATGGATCTCCCGTTCGGTGGTGCCAAGGGTGGTGTTGCCGTTAACCCCAAGGAGCTGAGTTCGGCGGAGAAAGAGCGACTCACCAGACGGTTCGCACAGGAACTTCGGGACGTTATCGGCCCCAACCAGGATATCCCAGCCCCAGACATGGGGACGGATCCCCAAACGATGGCGTGGTTGATGGACGCCTACTCGATGCAGGAAGGCGAAACGACACCGGGTGTCGTCACCGGCAAGCCACCAGTCGTCGGTGGCAGTGAAGGCCGTGAAGAAGCTCCGGGACGGAGTGTGGCGATCATCACGCAACTGGTTTGCGAGCACTACGACCGCCAACTCGATGAAACGACAGTCGCGATTCAGGGTTACGGGAGTGTCGGTGCGAATGCTGCACGACTACTCGACGACTGGGGAGCGACTGTCGTCGCAGTCAGTGACGTGAACGGTGCGATGTACGACCCAGAGGGAATCGATACGGCTTCGGTTCCCTCTCACGACGAAGAGCCAGAGGCCGTCACCAAATACGCGGACGACGTCATTTCGAACGACGAGTTGCTCACCCTCGACGTCGACGTACTCATTCCAGCCGCGCTTGGAAACGTGATCACGAAGGAGAACGCGGAAGCGATCGCCGCGGATTTCGTCGTCGAGGGTGCGAACGGTCCGACGACGTCCACGGCCGATTCGATTCTCGCCGAGCGCGACGTCGCAGTTGTGCCCGATATTCTCGCCAATGCTGGCGGAGTCACGGTGAGCTACTTCGAGTGGCTTCAGGACATCAATCGCCGAGCATGGTCGCTTGAACGGGTGAACGACGAACTCGCAGCGGAAATGGAAGCTGCCTGGAATGCGGTTCGATCGGAGTTCGAACAGCGTGATGTCACGTGGCGCGATGCAGCCTATATTGTCGCCCTCTCACGAATCGCCGAAGCTCACGAAGCACGGGGGTTGTGGCCTTAG
- a CDS encoding bacterio-opsin activator domain-containing protein, which yields MPSSTTILDSSDVLLVGTSEWITRFATLLKTRTDATTQRVQTKSKALAVFQSQTIDCLISEYTLKETTGIELLRAIRKETTALPVILGTTSGSEAIASEAIGARVTDYIARTDSTEQMVDELFDRTERAVRSAQRSATLRERARQFDAIFSDSRTATWVLDTDGALTRVNQTAREMINEDVETIVGEPFWTLPWWSQTDATEVEVRQIVENARDGTFGNVVVSQPPYIDDSRVIDLSVRPVENERGNLVSIVVEGVDITDRVDLERDLRQSEELHRVTLNNMTDTVLITDEVGEYTYVCPNVHFIFGYTAAEIRELGPIDELLGEDLFDRDELAKKGVLKNIETTATDKAGREHTLLVNVREVSIQDGTLLISCRDITKRKQREEALATLHETARDFLYAETHQEIAQHVIDDTPGVLNFDASAVYLFDADANELRPAARSARMKELYGPLPTIHTNSETLPSYSFVEDESLFFDDVHDADRLENRATDLRSAVYIPLGNHGVFIAGSNEVGIFDDVTRELADLIAATAEAALDRITRESRLREQDRTLQTQNEQLTALNRINETIREIDQALVQAETREEIDHTVCELLTADDRFRFAWIGTVDPTTDTVDPRAWAGVNQGYLDSQRFTVAASGTDPAGQTAAAGDVTMISNVAAGLRDEAWRKDALTRDYLSVLSIPLVYNELRHGVLTVYAPTQEAFDDTAKAVLAELGETIASALSAIERKNALLTTSMTRVEFAIDDSTFILSRLAKDTACTLSYQGGVQQSTEGSYVFVTVEDASPEDVAKAASQLVAIDDVQQISADGTGGVLRLRLTQPFLALELADHGAVFREATAGSTTTTLVIDIPDSIDVRTITRLVRESFSSVELLSKRTLDQAIEHDLYSKFLEKLTERQLEVIQTAYYSGFFESPRESTGEDIARTLGISPPAFYTHARTVQRKLFTTLFEENNLAVTPSSGQVK from the coding sequence GTGCCATCTTCCACAACCATCCTCGATTCATCGGACGTCTTGCTCGTCGGAACGAGCGAGTGGATCACACGATTCGCTACGTTGCTCAAAACACGAACCGATGCAACTACGCAACGAGTTCAGACCAAATCGAAGGCGCTTGCGGTCTTCCAGTCGCAGACCATCGACTGCCTCATCAGCGAATACACGCTAAAAGAGACGACCGGCATCGAACTCCTCAGAGCGATCCGTAAGGAGACCACCGCACTCCCAGTGATCCTCGGCACGACGTCCGGAAGTGAGGCCATCGCTAGCGAGGCTATCGGGGCCAGGGTCACTGACTACATCGCACGGACGGATTCAACCGAACAGATGGTTGACGAGCTATTCGATCGAACCGAACGGGCAGTCCGATCCGCACAGCGATCGGCCACCTTACGGGAACGCGCCAGACAGTTCGATGCGATCTTCAGCGATTCGCGGACGGCGACGTGGGTGCTCGATACGGATGGCGCCCTCACCCGGGTGAACCAGACGGCACGGGAAATGATAAATGAGGACGTCGAAACCATCGTCGGCGAGCCATTCTGGACACTTCCATGGTGGTCACAGACCGACGCGACAGAAGTGGAAGTCCGACAGATTGTAGAAAACGCACGTGACGGTACATTCGGTAATGTCGTCGTCTCTCAGCCGCCCTATATCGACGACTCGCGCGTGATCGATCTCTCCGTTCGTCCGGTTGAGAACGAACGCGGCAATCTCGTCTCAATCGTCGTTGAAGGCGTCGATATCACGGATCGCGTCGATCTCGAGCGGGACCTCCGTCAATCCGAGGAACTCCACCGAGTAACGCTCAACAACATGACCGATACCGTCCTCATTACGGACGAAGTCGGGGAATACACCTACGTCTGTCCCAACGTTCACTTCATCTTCGGGTACACGGCTGCAGAGATTCGTGAACTAGGCCCCATCGACGAACTCCTCGGCGAGGACCTTTTCGACCGCGACGAACTCGCAAAGAAAGGCGTCCTCAAGAATATCGAAACGACGGCGACGGACAAAGCCGGTCGTGAACACACGCTTTTGGTCAACGTTCGCGAAGTCTCGATTCAGGACGGAACCCTCCTCATTAGCTGTCGAGACATCACAAAGCGCAAGCAACGGGAGGAGGCACTTGCAACACTCCACGAGACTGCCCGGGATTTTCTGTATGCCGAAACCCACCAGGAAATCGCCCAGCACGTTATCGATGACACGCCCGGTGTGCTCAATTTCGATGCGAGTGCCGTCTATCTCTTCGATGCTGATGCCAACGAGCTCAGACCTGCAGCACGTTCCGCGCGGATGAAAGAACTGTATGGACCGCTCCCAACCATACATACCAACAGCGAAACCCTCCCGAGTTACAGTTTCGTCGAGGACGAGTCGCTATTCTTCGACGACGTCCACGACGCTGACCGGCTCGAAAATCGGGCGACAGACCTCCGAAGTGCGGTTTACATTCCACTTGGGAACCACGGTGTGTTCATCGCGGGCTCGAACGAAGTCGGGATCTTTGACGATGTGACCAGAGAATTGGCGGATTTGATCGCGGCGACTGCTGAAGCAGCCCTCGACCGCATCACGCGGGAATCACGGCTCCGGGAGCAAGACCGGACACTCCAGACACAAAACGAACAACTGACTGCCTTGAATCGCATCAACGAGACGATTCGAGAGATCGATCAAGCCCTCGTACAGGCTGAAACACGCGAAGAAATCGACCATACCGTCTGTGAGCTGCTGACCGCCGACGATCGATTCAGGTTCGCCTGGATCGGGACGGTCGATCCAACGACCGACACCGTCGACCCTCGAGCCTGGGCAGGGGTCAATCAGGGGTATCTGGATAGCCAGCGATTCACTGTCGCAGCCTCAGGGACGGACCCCGCCGGACAAACCGCGGCTGCCGGCGACGTGACGATGATATCTAACGTCGCTGCTGGCCTTCGCGACGAAGCATGGCGAAAGGACGCACTCACCCGCGACTATCTCTCGGTGTTGAGTATCCCGCTCGTATACAACGAGCTCAGACACGGCGTATTGACGGTCTATGCACCGACACAAGAGGCGTTCGACGACACCGCAAAGGCCGTCCTAGCCGAGCTCGGCGAAACCATCGCGTCGGCACTCAGTGCGATCGAACGGAAGAACGCACTGCTCACGACGTCGATGACCCGCGTCGAGTTCGCCATCGACGACTCGACGTTCATCCTTTCACGACTTGCGAAGGACACGGCGTGCACTCTCTCGTATCAAGGTGGTGTTCAGCAATCCACCGAGGGAAGTTACGTGTTCGTCACGGTCGAAGATGCGTCTCCGGAGGATGTCGCTAAAGCCGCATCACAGCTGGTCGCAATCGACGACGTACAGCAAATCAGTGCAGATGGTACGGGTGGCGTCCTTCGGTTGCGGCTCACACAGCCGTTTCTCGCCTTAGAATTAGCCGATCACGGTGCTGTCTTCCGAGAGGCGACTGCCGGTTCGACCACCACAACGCTCGTCATCGATATCCCGGATAGTATCGACGTCAGAACGATCACACGACTCGTCCGTGAGTCATTCTCCAGTGTCGAACTCCTCTCCAAGCGGACTCTCGACCAAGCGATCGAACACGACCTCTACTCGAAGTTTCTCGAAAAGCTGACCGAGCGACAGCTCGAGGTGATTCAGACAGCTTACTACAGTGGCTTCTTCGAGTCGCCACGCGAAAGCACGGGAGAGGATATCGCGAGAACACTTGGAATCTCTCCACCTGCCTTCTATACGCATGCACGCACAGTTCAGCGCAAACTGTTTACGACACTCTTCGAAGAGAATAACCTCGCCGTCACGCCCTCTTCAGGGCAGGTTAAATAA
- a CDS encoding rubrerythrin-like domain-containing protein, protein MRDVETNPDAERPYECFECGNIIIVDSNPVSCPDCSGPMRNRQTPLE, encoded by the coding sequence ATGAGAGATGTCGAAACCAATCCAGACGCGGAACGTCCGTACGAGTGCTTCGAATGTGGGAATATCATCATTGTTGATAGCAACCCAGTCTCGTGCCCAGACTGCAGCGGACCGATGCGAAATCGACAGACACCCCTTGAATAA